The Cyanobacteriota bacterium genome window below encodes:
- a CDS encoding phycobilisome protein, whose product MHTLNHTLEDALLEADGRYLSVSELSSLERYVHSYAARLNTYQQLRDQSETLIKHALRQLAQEYPELIRQHGQRCIYDMTEVVRYIALSILRDDEIFFKEQMMSWLDTILTAHRKTTQCTKAYQYLQAAIVDKLPATTSSLVRPFLEIVINTLQSHA is encoded by the coding sequence ATGCATACTCTCAATCACACCCTAGAAGATGCTTTGCTAGAGGCAGATGGTCGTTACTTAAGCGTTTCTGAACTCTCGTCCCTAGAGCGCTATGTTCACAGTTATGCGGCTCGCCTCAATACTTATCAGCAGTTACGCGACCAATCAGAAACCTTGATTAAACATGCGTTACGTCAACTTGCCCAAGAATACCCTGAGTTGATTCGACAGCATGGGCAGCGTTGCATCTATGACATGACTGAGGTGGTACGCTACATTGCCTTGTCTATCTTGCGCGACGATGAAATCTTCTTCAAAGAGCAAATGATGTCATGGCTCGACACCATCCTTACAGCTCATCGCAAAACAACTCAATGCACTAAGGCGTATCAGTATCTACAAGCTGCTATTGTTGACAAACTACCAGCTACTACGAGCAGTTTAGTGCGTCCGTTTTTAGAGATTGTCATTAATACCTTGCAATCCCATGCATAA